In Streptococcus pneumoniae, the sequence AATTTATTATCACATTGACAAAATCAATGCTGCTCTGGGTGACGAGGCGCTTCACATCATTAGTATTCCACGAATTGGTATTCACTTAACGGAAGAGCAGAGAGATGCTTGTTGTAAACTATTATCGGAAGTAGATTCGTACGATTATATCATGAGTGCGCATGAACGTATGATGATAATGTTACTATGGATAGGTATTTCTAAAGAACGTATTACGATTGAAAAATTGATAGAGTTAACAGAGGTATCTAGGAATACTGTTCTCAATGATTTGAATAGTATTCGTTATCAACTAACTTTGGAACAATATCAGGTGATCTTGCAAGTGAGCAAGTCACAGGGATACCACCTTCATGCCCACCCTCTTAATAAAATTCAGTATCTTCAATCGCTTCTATATCATATTTTTATGGAAGAAAATGCCACTTTTGTATCTATTTTAGAAGATAAGATGAAAGAGAGGTTAGATGATGAGTGTTTGCTTTCTGTTGAAATGAACCAATTTTTTAAGGAACAGGTTCCTTTAGTTGAACAAGATTTAGGGAAGAAAATAAACCATCATGAAATAACTTTTATGTTGCAGGTTCTACCTTATTTGCTGTTAAGCTGTCATAATGTTGAACAGTATCAAGAAAGACATCAGGATATAGAGAAAGAATTTTCTTTGATAAGAAAAAGAATAGAGTATCAGGTGTCTAAGAAATTAGGAGAACGGTTGTTTCAAAAGTTTGAAATTTCTTTGTCAGGACTTGAAGTTTCTCTTGTAGCTGTTCTCCTCCTCTCCTATCGTAAAGATTTGGATATTCATGCAGAAAGTGATGATTTTCGGCAATTAAAACTTGCTTTAGAAGAATTTATCTGGTATTTTGAATCACAAATCCGAATGGAGATTGAGAACAAGGATGATTTGTTACGAAATTTGATGATCCACTGTAAAGCCTTGTTATTTAGAAAGACTTACGGTATTTTTTCTAAAAATCCTCTAACAAAACAAATTCGATCCAAGTATGGAGAATTATTTTTAGTCACTAGAAAATCTGCGGAAATTTTAGAAGGAGCATGGTTTATTCGGCTAACAGACGATGATATTGCCTATTTGACGATTCATATTGGAGGATTTTTAAAATATACACCATCGTCTCAAAAAAATATGAAAAAAGTTTATCTCGTTTGTGATGAAGGTGTTGCGGTTTCGAGACTTTTGCTGAAACAATGCAAACTTTATTTTCCAAATGAGCAAATTGACACTGTATTTACAACAGAACAATTTAAGAGTGTGGAAGATATTGCACAAGTTGATGTAGTGATTACTACTAATGATGATTTGGATAGCAGATTTCCGATTTTAAGGGTTAATCCTATCCTTGAAGCAGAAGATATTTTGAAAATGCTAGACTATCTTAAACACAATATATTTCGTAATAAGAGCAAAAGTTTCAGTGAAAATCTTTCTAGTCTTATTTCGTCTTATATTGTAGATAGCAAGTTGGCTAGTAAGTTCCAAGAAGAGGTTCAAACACTTATAAATCAAGAAATAGTAGTTCAAGCTTTTTTGGAAGATATTTGAAGGACAGTCCAATGATGAACACAAACCTGTGTTTTTCTTGGTCTTTTTTAGTGTTTTGAAGGGTGGTATACTAATCTCAAAGATAACAATTATATCCAAAGGAGGCAACATATGCCAAACGTCAAAGAAATTACAAGAGAGTCATGGATTTTAGCCACTTTCCCAGAGTGGGGAACATGGTTGAACGAAGAAATCGAAGAAGAAGTCGTACCTGAAGGCAACTTTGCCATGTGGTGGCTAGGCAACTGTGGTACTTGGATTAAGACACCAGCTGGTGCTAACGTTGTCATGGACCTTTGGTCAAACCGTGGAAAATCAACCAAAAAAGTGAAAGATATGGTTCGTGGGCACCAAATGGCAAATATGGCAGGTGTTCGTAAGTTGCAACCAAACTTGCGTGTTCAGCCAATGGTTATCGATCCATTTGCTATCAACGAACTAGACTATTACTTAGTTTCACACTTCCACAGTGATCATATCGACCCATACACAGCTGCAGCAATTCTCAACAATCCTAAGTTAGAGCATGTTAAGTTTATCGGTCCTTACCACTGTGGACGAATCTGGGAAGGATGGGGTGTTCCAAAAGAACGTATCATCGTTGTTAAACCAGGTGACACTATCGAATTAAAAGATATGAAGATTCATGCAGTAGAATCATTTGACCGTACTTGCTTGGTAACTCTCCCAGTGAACGGTGCTGATGAGACAGGCGGTGAACTTGCTGGCTTGGCTGTTACAGATGAAGAAATGGCTCAAAAGGCTGTTAACTATATCTTTGAAACACCAGGTGGAACCATCTATCATGGTGCAGATTCTCACTTCTCAAACTATTTTGCAAAACATGGTAAAGACTTTAAAATTGATGTTGCTTTGAATAACTATGGTGAAAATCCGGTAGGTATCCAAGACAAAATGACATCTATCGACCTTCTTCGTATGGCAGAAAATCTGCGTACCAAAGTCATTATCCCAGTTCACTATGATATCTGGTCTAACTTCATGGCTTCTACTAATGAGATTCTAGAACTTTGGAAAATGCGAAAAGATCGCTTGCAATACGATTTCCATCCATTTATCTGGGAAGTTGGCGGTAAGTACACTTATCCTCAAGATCAACACTTAGTAGAATACCATCATCCACGTGGTTTTGATGATTGTTTTGAACAAGACTCTAACATTCAATTTAAAGCTTTGCTATAATATAAAAATATTCTTTGGAGGTTATCCGTATGTTGCATGATACGGATAATTTTCATATAATAGTAAAATAGAATGTGTGATTCAATAATCACCTCAAATAGAAAGGAAATTCTATGTCAAATCTATCTGTTAATGCAATTCGTTTTCTAGGTATTGACGCCATTAATAAAGCCAACTCAGGTCATCCAGGTGTGGTTATGGGAGCGGCTCCGATGGCTTACAGCCTCTTTACAAAACAACTTCATATCAATCCAGCTCAACCAAACTGGATTAACCGCGACCGCTTTATTCTTTCAGCAGGTCATGGTTCAATGCTCCTTTATGCTCTTCTTCACCTTTCTGGTTTTGAAGATGTCAGCATGGATGAGATTAAGAGTTTCCGTCAATGGGGTTCAAAAACACCAGGTCACCCAGAATTTGGTCATACGGCAGGGATTGATGCTACGACAGGTCCTCTAGGGCAAGGGATTTCAACTGCTACTGGTTTTGCCCAAGCAGAACGTTTCTTGGCAGCCAAATATAACCGTGAAGGCTACAATATCTTTGACCACTATACTTACGTTATCTGTGGAGACGGAGACTTGATGGAAGGTGTCTCAAGCGAGGCAGCTTCATACGCAGGTTTGCAAAAACTTGATAAGTTGGTTGTTCTTTATGATTCAAATGATATCAACTTGGATGGTGAGACAAAGGATTCCTTTACAGAAAGTGTTCGTGACCGTTACAATGCCTACGGTTGGCATACTGCCTTGGTTGAAAATGGAACAGACTTGGAAGCCATCCATGCTGCTATCGAAACAGCAAAAGCTTCAGGCAAGCCATCTTTGATTGAAGTGAAGACGGTTATTGGATACGGTTCTCCAAACAAACAAGGAACTAATGCTGTACACGGCGCCCCTCTTGGAGCAGATGAAACTGCATCAACTCGTCAAGCCCTCGGTTGGGACTACGAACCATTTGAAATTCCAGAACAAGTATATGCTGATTTCAAAGAACATGTTGCAGACCGTGGCGCATCAGCTTATCAAGCTTGGACTAAATTAGTTGCAGATTATAAAGAAGCTCATCCAGAACTGGCTGCAGAAGTAGAAGCCATCATCGACGGACGTGATCCAGTCGAAGTGACTCCAGCAGACTTCCCAGCTTTAGAAAATGGTTTTTCTCAAGCAACTCGTAATTCAAGTCAAGATGCCTTGAATGTTGTGGCAGCTAAATTACCAACCTTCCTAGGTGGATCAGCTGACCTTGCTCACTCAAACATGACTTATATCAAGACGGATGGACTTCAAGACGATACCAATCGCTTGAATCGTAACATTCAGTTTGGTGTTCGTGAATTTGCAATGGGAACAATCTTGAACGGGATGGCCCTTCATGGTGGACTTCGTGTATACGGTGGAACTTTCTTCGTCTTCTCTGACTATGTGAAGGCAGCTGTCCGCTTGTCAGCCTTACAAGGACTTCCTGTGACTTATGTCTTTACCCATGATTCAATCGCAGTTGGGGAAGATGGTCCGACTCACGAACCAGTTGAGCATTTAGCAGGTCTTCGTGCTATGCCAAATCTAAATGTTTTCCGTCCAGCAGATGCGCGTGAAACGCAAGCAGCTTGGTACCTTGCAGTGACAAGTGAGAAAACACCAACTGCCCTTGTCTTGACACGTCAAAACTTGACTGTTGAAGATGGAACAGACTTCGACAAGGTTGCTAAAGGTGCTTATGTTGTATATGAAAATGCAGCCGACTTTGATACCATCTTGATTGCGACAGGTTCAGAGGTTAATCTTGCTGTCTCAGCTGCTAAAGAATTGGCTAGTCAAGGCGAAAAAATCCGCGTAGTCAGCATGCCATCTACAGATGTCTTTGATAAACAAGATGCAGCTTACAAGGAAGAAATTCTTCCAAATGCAGTCCGCCGTCGTGTTGCAGTCGAAATGGGTGCAAGTCAAAACTGGTACAAATATGTTGGTCTCGATGGTGCCGTTCTAGGTATTGATACCTTCGGAGCCTCTGCCCCAGCACCAAAAGTATTGGCAGAATATGGCTTTACTGTCGAAAATCTTGTAAAAGTTGTTCGAAATTTGAAATAATCCTAAAAATCAGGGCGTAAGCTCTGGTTTTTCTTACCAGAAAAGTAAGGTACAATCTTGTAAAAGTAGCTGAAATTTGATATAGTAGTCCTATGTAAAAGACAAAGGAGAAAACAATGAATCCAAATATTACTTTTTTAATCATGCTTGTAGGTATGATGGCCTTGATGTTCTTTATGCAACGTTCTCAAAAGAAACAAGCTCAAAAGCGTATGGAAAGCTTAAATAAACTACAAAAAGGCTATGAAGTGATTACAATCGGTGGACTTTATGGAACAGTCGATGAAGTAGATACGGAGAAGGGAACAATAGTTCTTGACGTAGATGGAGTTTACTTGACTTTTGAACTAGCTGCTATCAAGACAGTATTACCGCTGAAAGAAACAGCTTCACTAGAAGGCGCAATTGAAAAATAAGACGGGATCACGAACTCCCGTTTTCTATAAAAGAAAGGAAATGGGATGAAAAAATTAGTCTTTGTCTGTCTGGGAAATATTTGCCGTAGCCCTATGGCCGAGTTTGTTATGAAATCAATGACAGATAACTACGAAATCCAAAGTCGAGCAACTTCCTCTTGGGAACATGGCAATCCGATTCATAAGGGGACTCAGGGAATTTTTCAAGAGTATGAGATTCCTTATGACAAGAACAAGACATCGCTTCAGATTAGTAAGGAAGATTTTGAAGCCTTTGATTATATTATCGGAATGGACGCTTCAAATATTTCTGACTTACGTCAGATGTGTCCAGTAGACTGTCAAGATAAGATTTACTCATTTTCATCTGAAAGTGTTCCAGACCCTTGGTATACAGGAGATTTTGAAGAAACCTATCGACGTGTTCAAGAGGGCTGTCAAGCTTGGTTAGAACGTTTAGAAAAGGAGAGTTAAGGTGGAAAATCTTACGAATTTTTACGAAAAGTATCGTGTCTATCTGACTCGTCCACGTTTAGAGCTTTTGGCAGTAGTTACCATTGTTTTCTGTGCTGTACTCGTCTTTTTTCTAAATATTCCAGGAAAAGGTGTCTTAAAACTCGATAATGGAACGATTGTTTATGATGGCAGTCTTGTCCGTGGTAAAATGAATGGCCAAGGTACCATTACCTTCCAAAATGGAGACCAATATACAGGTGGCTTCAACAATGGAGCCTTCAACGGAAAAGGTACCTTTCAATCTAAAGAAGGCTGGACCTACGAAGGTGATTTTGTAAATGGTCAGGCTGAAGGAAAAGGGAAACTAACAACAGAACAAGAAGTCGTTTATGAAGGAACTTTTAAACAAGGCGTTTTTCAACAAAAATAAAGCCTCCTTATCAAAGGAGGTATTATTAGAATCACAAGGTAAGCGCTTACCTGTGAATCCCTTTCTTTCCAAATCCCTCTTCCAAGCAAGTTTGTGAAATAAAAAATATTTGAAATAAATTTCACAAACTTCAAAGATAAAACTTGATAAGAAAAGAAAATGAGAAAAGTTTCACAAGAGTTTAAAAATTCTTTGTGAAATGTTTATGAAACTGTTTACAAAGTTGAAATAATGCGTTATAATAAACTTGTGAAAAAATTAACAAAGGATATCGTTCCTTGAAAGCTATGGAGGAAAATATGGCTGATAAAAAAACTGTGACACCAGAGGAAAAGAAACTCGTTGCTGAA encodes:
- the ulaG gene encoding L-ascorbate 6-phosphate lactonase, with translation MPNVKEITRESWILATFPEWGTWLNEEIEEEVVPEGNFAMWWLGNCGTWIKTPAGANVVMDLWSNRGKSTKKVKDMVRGHQMANMAGVRKLQPNLRVQPMVIDPFAINELDYYLVSHFHSDHIDPYTAAAILNNPKLEHVKFIGPYHCGRIWEGWGVPKERIIVVKPGDTIELKDMKIHAVESFDRTCLVTLPVNGADETGGELAGLAVTDEEMAQKAVNYIFETPGGTIYHGADSHFSNYFAKHGKDFKIDVALNNYGENPVGIQDKMTSIDLLRMAENLRTKVIIPVHYDIWSNFMASTNEILELWKMRKDRLQYDFHPFIWEVGGKYTYPQDQHLVEYHHPRGFDDCFEQDSNIQFKALL
- a CDS encoding BglG family transcription antiterminator; the encoded protein is MVLDKASCDLLQYLMDQETSKTIMAISKDLKESRRKIYYHIDKINAALGDEALHIISIPRIGIHLTEEQRDACCKLLSEVDSYDYIMSAHERMMIMLLWIGISKERITIEKLIELTEVSRNTVLNDLNSIRYQLTLEQYQVILQVSKSQGYHLHAHPLNKIQYLQSLLYHIFMEENATFVSILEDKMKERLDDECLLSVEMNQFFKEQVPLVEQDLGKKINHHEITFMLQVLPYLLLSCHNVEQYQERHQDIEKEFSLIRKRIEYQVSKKLGERLFQKFEISLSGLEVSLVAVLLLSYRKDLDIHAESDDFRQLKLALEEFIWYFESQIRMEIENKDDLLRNLMIHCKALLFRKTYGIFSKNPLTKQIRSKYGELFLVTRKSAEILEGAWFIRLTDDDIAYLTIHIGGFLKYTPSSQKNMKKVYLVCDEGVAVSRLLLKQCKLYFPNEQIDTVFTTEQFKSVEDIAQVDVVITTNDDLDSRFPILRVNPILEAEDILKMLDYLKHNIFRNKSKSFSENLSSLISSYIVDSKLASKFQEEVQTLINQEIVVQAFLEDI
- a CDS encoding MORN repeat-containing protein; translated protein: MENLTNFYEKYRVYLTRPRLELLAVVTIVFCAVLVFFLNIPGKGVLKLDNGTIVYDGSLVRGKMNGQGTITFQNGDQYTGGFNNGAFNGKGTFQSKEGWTYEGDFVNGQAEGKGKLTTEQEVVYEGTFKQGVFQQK
- the yajC gene encoding preprotein translocase subunit YajC, translating into MNPNITFLIMLVGMMALMFFMQRSQKKQAQKRMESLNKLQKGYEVITIGGLYGTVDEVDTEKGTIVLDVDGVYLTFELAAIKTVLPLKETASLEGAIEK
- the tkt gene encoding transketolase, whose translation is MSNLSVNAIRFLGIDAINKANSGHPGVVMGAAPMAYSLFTKQLHINPAQPNWINRDRFILSAGHGSMLLYALLHLSGFEDVSMDEIKSFRQWGSKTPGHPEFGHTAGIDATTGPLGQGISTATGFAQAERFLAAKYNREGYNIFDHYTYVICGDGDLMEGVSSEAASYAGLQKLDKLVVLYDSNDINLDGETKDSFTESVRDRYNAYGWHTALVENGTDLEAIHAAIETAKASGKPSLIEVKTVIGYGSPNKQGTNAVHGAPLGADETASTRQALGWDYEPFEIPEQVYADFKEHVADRGASAYQAWTKLVADYKEAHPELAAEVEAIIDGRDPVEVTPADFPALENGFSQATRNSSQDALNVVAAKLPTFLGGSADLAHSNMTYIKTDGLQDDTNRLNRNIQFGVREFAMGTILNGMALHGGLRVYGGTFFVFSDYVKAAVRLSALQGLPVTYVFTHDSIAVGEDGPTHEPVEHLAGLRAMPNLNVFRPADARETQAAWYLAVTSEKTPTALVLTRQNLTVEDGTDFDKVAKGAYVVYENAADFDTILIATGSEVNLAVSAAKELASQGEKIRVVSMPSTDVFDKQDAAYKEEILPNAVRRRVAVEMGASQNWYKYVGLDGAVLGIDTFGASAPAPKVLAEYGFTVENLVKVVRNLK
- a CDS encoding low molecular weight protein-tyrosine-phosphatase; this encodes MKKLVFVCLGNICRSPMAEFVMKSMTDNYEIQSRATSSWEHGNPIHKGTQGIFQEYEIPYDKNKTSLQISKEDFEAFDYIIGMDASNISDLRQMCPVDCQDKIYSFSSESVPDPWYTGDFEETYRRVQEGCQAWLERLEKES